One Motacilla alba alba isolate MOTALB_02 chromosome 15, Motacilla_alba_V1.0_pri, whole genome shotgun sequence DNA segment encodes these proteins:
- the ANHX gene encoding LOW QUALITY PROTEIN: anomalous homeobox protein (The sequence of the model RefSeq protein was modified relative to this genomic sequence to represent the inferred CDS: inserted 1 base in 1 codon; substituted 1 base at 1 genomic stop codon), whose translation MMMKQFMAMLKKNENKHPPPTKLLNLAAQLCRELQSSSPSLEKLVEAMMECKNKRDFLTNIHVVRACVSVHIHKGQHDAACRLLEHCKAEEKEELVQLWHEIHYQRVMEKQQTDVLTPLQKFRCRKRNPPPISLCPEGLKNRNYSEEVRQHLYRFAAEVTANPDKKQREGLARTMNLQPTQVYNWFANYRRRQKSRLLQVEELNNSCPERALASHRSEPRDKGSDTPQTADGSHEQTEITHVPCEPGWEQSAAPLYKPPEGTYLKMLQSSCMQSPELYEAGTSMALFTTHSAEQPVPFGPEAVMDPGTCFGSPVLLPGDAVSRAAASPWQGSFVLRSYESFPSVNYWVPMWWAPYSSGGISGPVWTPGAEAGIRVPLSTVPQAGCVEASSERIIQQSDLQDESLILRGGQLGTLESILHSSSQTVFGKPQCPPVSAPCVEESQVLGQSQVRTHLKFRERSXCTHSPLQLSQRRCEISYHIXYEICLI comes from the exons ATGATGATGAAGCAGTTCATGGCCATGttaaagaagaatgaaaataagCATCCCCCACCCACCAAACTGCTGAACCTAGCAGCACAGCTTTGCCGGGAGCTCCAGAGCTCTTCTCCTAGTCTGGAGAAGCTGGTTGAAGCCATGATGGAATGCAAGAACAAGAGAGATTTTCTAACTAACATCCATGTTGTCCGGGCTTGTGTGTCCGTTCATATCCATAAAGGGCAACATGATGCAGCCTGCAGACTCCTGGAG CATTGCaaggcagaagagaaggaagaactgGTGCAACTTTGGCATGAGATTCACTACCAGAGGGTTATGGAGAAACAGCAGACAGATGTTCTGACACCACTGCAGAAATTCCGTTGCAGGAAGAG GAATCCTCCACCTATTTCCCTTTGTCCTGAAGGTTTGAAGAATCGAAACTACTCAGAAGAAGTACGCCAGCACCTGTACAGGTTTGCTGCAGAGGTGACAGCAAATCCAGACAAGAAACAGCGG GAGGGATTGGCTCGGACCATGAACCTGCAGCCAACTCAGGTCTATAATTGGTTTGCAAATTATCGACGACGTCAGAAATCCCGCCTCCTTCAAGTGGAAGAGCTCAACAATTCATGTCCTGAGAGGGCTTTGGCTTCCCACAGAAGTGAGCCACGGGATAAAGGATCCGACACTCCACAAACTGCAG ATGGATCTCATGAGCAAACAGAGATAACCCATGTGCCCTGTGAGCCAGGATGGGAGCAGTCAGCTGCACCTCTGTATAAGCCTCCTGAAGGAACATATTTAAAGATGCTGCAATCCAG CTGTatgcagagccctgagctgtaTGAAGCTGGAACAAGCATGGCTTTGTTCACCACTCACAGTGCTGAACAACCTGTACCTTTTGGCCCTGAGGCTGTGATGGATCCAGGAACCTGCTTTggctctcctgtgctgctgcctggagatgcagtgagcagggctgctgccagcccctggcaggggagcTTTGTCCTGCGCTCTTACGAGTCCTTTCCCTCTGTGAATTACTGGGTGCCCATGTGGTGGGCCCCTTACAGCAGCGGAGGAATCTCGGGCCCCGTGTGGACCCCAGGTGCAGAAG CAGGTATCAGAGTTCCCTTGAGCACAGTCCCTCAAGCTGGCTGTGTTGAAGCCAGTTCAGAAAGAATCATTCAGCAGTCAGATTTACAGGATGAAAGCTTAATCCTTAGAGGAGGACAGCTAGGGACCCTGGAATCTATTCTTCACAG ttcctCTCAGACTGTGTTTGGCAAGCCTCAGTGCCCACCTGTTTCTGCACCCTGTGTGGAAGAAAGCCAAGTCCTGGGACAAAGCCAGGTAAGAACACACCTAAAGTTCAGAGAAAGGA TCTGTACACACAGTCCCCTGCAGCTCTCTCAGAGGAGATGTGAAATCTCATATCATATTTAGTATGAAATATGTTTGATCTAA